From Erwinia pyri, a single genomic window includes:
- the ppdD gene encoding prepilin peptidase-dependent pilin, whose protein sequence is MKQQQGFTLIELMIVIAIIAILSAIGLPAYQSYLQKAALTDMLQTAIPYKTAVDLCIIEQGGSGNCSEGSNGIPAGKGSRYVSALSVSAGVITLTGQESLNGLSVAMNPAWDAVQGQISWQRSCTSDQASLKEACQNVFRFEDDTEVAE, encoded by the coding sequence ATGAAACAGCAGCAAGGATTTACCCTGATTGAACTGATGATTGTGATTGCCATCATCGCCATCCTGAGCGCCATTGGCCTGCCCGCTTACCAGAGCTACCTGCAGAAAGCCGCCCTTACCGATATGTTGCAAACCGCCATCCCGTATAAAACGGCGGTCGATCTCTGCATCATTGAGCAGGGAGGAAGCGGCAACTGCAGCGAGGGCAGCAACGGTATCCCGGCGGGCAAAGGATCACGCTATGTCAGCGCCCTTAGCGTCTCCGCAGGTGTGATTACCCTTACCGGCCAGGAGAGCCTGAACGGGCTCAGCGTAGCGATGAATCCCGCCTGGGACGCAGTCCAGGGGCAAATCAGCTGGCAACGCAGCTGCACCAGCGATCAGGCCAGCCTGAAGGAAGCGTGTCAGAACGTCTTTCGCTTTGAGGATGATACGGAGGTGGCAGAGTGA
- the gspE gene encoding type II secretion system protein GspE, which produces MIPPSTQRAVEALCLRHQAVILAFTPDKLHLAMAETPDDALIAALRFATQSTLEIECWPQAQLEQFRQVAGATSRLAPETESGEAAPGKIQALLQLAVQRRASDIHIEPQRDTLRVRFRIDGVLQSVPGSEHHNGAALLARLKILANLDITERRTPQDGQFTTEVEGKSASFRLSTLPTQYGEKAVIRLLQSEPHAVALEKLGMPPTALRLYRQALARPQGLILVTGPTGSGKTFTLYSGLSSLNSPARNLCSVEDPIEIPLEGINQTQIHPKAGLDFNRVLRALLRQDPDVIMLGEIRDRETAETAIKAAQTGHLVLSTLHTNSTTETLTRMGQIGIPGYLLASALVLIIAQRLVRRLCPHCRKPGEAVAHFPPAIWPGTVQNWQAVGCERCYSGYYGRLALFEMLPVTARLQNAIAAESSAEHLAAIAHQQGRNSLFVEGLHCVNRGDTTLAELNRIVGEDKE; this is translated from the coding sequence GTGATCCCGCCATCCACGCAGCGGGCGGTGGAAGCCCTCTGTCTACGTCATCAGGCGGTGATCCTGGCGTTTACGCCTGACAAGCTCCACCTGGCGATGGCAGAGACGCCGGATGATGCGCTGATTGCAGCGCTGCGCTTTGCCACGCAGAGCACGCTGGAGATTGAATGCTGGCCGCAGGCGCAGCTGGAACAGTTTCGCCAGGTTGCGGGTGCCACCAGCAGACTCGCACCGGAAACTGAATCGGGTGAAGCCGCACCGGGGAAGATTCAGGCTCTGCTTCAGCTTGCGGTTCAGCGGCGCGCTTCCGATATCCATATTGAACCGCAGCGGGATACGCTGCGGGTGCGGTTTCGTATTGATGGCGTACTGCAAAGCGTTCCCGGTAGTGAGCATCACAATGGCGCGGCACTCCTCGCCCGCCTGAAAATTCTGGCCAACCTGGATATTACCGAGCGCCGCACGCCGCAGGATGGGCAATTTACCACTGAGGTTGAGGGAAAATCCGCCTCTTTCCGCCTCTCCACTCTGCCGACGCAGTATGGCGAGAAAGCGGTAATACGCCTGCTGCAAAGTGAGCCTCACGCCGTTGCGCTGGAAAAACTGGGCATGCCCCCCACCGCGCTGAGGCTCTATCGCCAGGCGCTGGCCCGTCCACAGGGTCTGATCCTGGTAACTGGGCCAACGGGCAGCGGCAAAACGTTCACGCTCTACAGCGGACTGAGCTCGCTCAATTCCCCGGCGCGCAATCTGTGCAGCGTTGAAGATCCGATAGAAATTCCGCTGGAGGGGATTAATCAAACCCAGATCCATCCCAAAGCTGGCCTGGATTTCAACCGGGTTCTGCGCGCCCTGCTTCGTCAGGATCCGGATGTCATTATGCTGGGCGAGATCCGGGATCGGGAAACGGCAGAGACCGCCATCAAGGCTGCGCAGACCGGGCATCTGGTTTTATCAACGCTGCACACCAACTCCACCACGGAAACGCTGACGCGCATGGGGCAAATAGGCATTCCGGGCTATTTGCTCGCTTCGGCGCTGGTATTGATTATCGCTCAGCGGCTGGTCAGGCGGCTTTGCCCGCATTGCCGTAAGCCGGGTGAGGCGGTTGCCCATTTTCCGCCAGCAATCTGGCCCGGCACGGTGCAGAACTGGCAGGCTGTGGGCTGTGAACGCTGCTATTCAGGCTATTACGGCAGGCTGGCACTGTTTGAAATGCTGCCAGTCACTGCCCGCCTGCAAAACGCCATTGCCGCTGAGAGCAGCGCTGAACATCTGGCAGCTATTGCCCATCAGCAGGGACGCAATTCGCTTTTTGTGGAAGGTCTTCACTGTGTAAACCGGGGAGACACCACGCTGGCAGAGCTTAACCGTATTGTGGGAGAAGATAAGGAATGA
- a CDS encoding glycoside hydrolase family 43 protein, with protein MTTSLWQNPFIEQRADPFILRENGRYYFIASVPEYDRLEIRSADTLNGLAAATPVVVWRKPEQGPMSELIWAPELHKVGGTWVIYFAAAPTRAIKDGLFQHRMFALACTDSDPMTGEWRECGQVVTPIDSFALDATHFVHQGKNWYLWAQKDPHIAGNSNLYLAELASPWAIKGQPVMLSKPEYEWECRGFSVNEGPAVIRHGERLFVSYSASATDENYCMGLLWIEAEADPLNAENWQKSPHPVFTTSNENRQFGPGHNSFTVTEQGEDVLVYHARNYTEIEGDPLYDPNRHTRLKTFSWNAEGMPEFGTPPADTVSD; from the coding sequence ATGACGACTTCCCTTTGGCAAAATCCGTTTATTGAGCAACGCGCCGATCCGTTTATCCTGCGTGAAAACGGCCGTTATTACTTTATTGCTTCCGTCCCGGAATACGATCGGCTGGAGATCCGCAGTGCGGACACGCTTAATGGCCTGGCCGCCGCCACTCCGGTTGTGGTCTGGCGCAAACCTGAACAGGGCCCAATGAGCGAGCTTATCTGGGCGCCAGAACTGCATAAAGTCGGCGGAACCTGGGTGATTTACTTTGCCGCTGCGCCTACCCGGGCGATTAAAGATGGCCTGTTCCAGCACCGGATGTTCGCGCTGGCCTGCACGGATAGCGACCCGATGACCGGGGAGTGGCGCGAATGTGGGCAAGTTGTCACGCCGATCGACAGCTTTGCGCTGGATGCCACCCATTTTGTGCATCAGGGGAAGAACTGGTATCTGTGGGCGCAAAAAGATCCGCATATTGCCGGTAACTCCAATCTCTATCTGGCCGAGCTGGCGTCACCCTGGGCGATAAAGGGCCAGCCGGTGATGCTCAGCAAGCCAGAATATGAGTGGGAATGCAGAGGGTTCAGCGTTAATGAGGGGCCTGCGGTGATCCGACACGGAGAGCGGCTGTTCGTCAGCTATTCTGCCAGCGCAACCGATGAGAACTACTGCATGGGCTTACTCTGGATTGAGGCGGAGGCGGATCCGCTGAATGCGGAGAACTGGCAAAAATCCCCGCATCCCGTATTCACCACCAGCAATGAAAACCGCCAGTTTGGTCCCGGGCACAACAGCTTTACGGTGACGGAGCAGGGAGAGGATGTGCTGGTCTATCATGCCCGTAATTACACGGAGATTGAGGGCGATCCGCTGTATGACCCTAATCGTCATACGCGCCTCAAAACCTTTAGCTGGAATGCGGAAGGCATGCCGGAATTTGGCACGCCTCCTGCCGACACGGTGTCAGACTAA
- the ampE gene encoding beta-lactamase regulator AmpE produces the protein MTLFSLLLVLGWERLFKMGEHWQFDHHLAGMFRRRHKYSLFRTLLMTLAAMAVVLVCLLALRGLFFGVLQLLFWIAVGLLCIGAGSVRLHYHAYLKAASRNDQDTHKAMAEELSLIHGLPVECDEREYLCALQNALLWINYRYYLAPLFWFVVGGPWGPVLLVGYAFLRAWQSWLARHHSPLERSQSGVDAVLHLVDWVPVRLVGVAYALLGHGERALPAWFASLTDRHTPQYQVLTRLAQFSLARDPHTDKVETPRVAVALAKKVSLVMVVVVALLTIYGTLV, from the coding sequence ATGACGCTTTTTAGTTTGTTGTTAGTTCTGGGATGGGAACGTCTTTTCAAGATGGGTGAGCACTGGCAGTTCGATCACCACCTTGCGGGGATGTTTCGTCGTCGCCACAAATACAGCCTGTTTCGCACGCTGCTGATGACGCTGGCGGCAATGGCGGTGGTACTGGTGTGCCTGCTGGCGTTAAGAGGGCTGTTTTTTGGCGTGCTGCAGCTGTTGTTCTGGATTGCTGTGGGTCTGCTTTGTATCGGCGCCGGTTCTGTTCGTCTGCACTATCACGCTTATCTTAAAGCGGCGAGCCGTAACGATCAGGATACCCATAAGGCGATGGCGGAAGAGCTGTCGCTGATCCACGGGCTGCCTGTGGAATGTGATGAGCGTGAGTACCTTTGTGCGCTGCAGAATGCGCTGCTGTGGATTAACTATCGCTACTATCTGGCCCCGCTGTTCTGGTTTGTGGTGGGTGGCCCCTGGGGGCCGGTGCTGCTGGTGGGCTACGCTTTTCTTCGCGCCTGGCAATCCTGGCTGGCGCGCCACCACTCGCCACTGGAGCGCTCGCAGTCGGGCGTGGATGCCGTACTGCATCTGGTTGACTGGGTGCCGGTACGGCTGGTTGGCGTGGCCTATGCGCTGTTAGGGCACGGTGAGCGGGCGCTTCCCGCCTGGTTTGCCTCACTCACCGATCGTCATACGCCGCAGTACCAGGTACTGACACGCCTTGCCCAGTTCTCGCTGGCCCGCGACCCGCATACCGACAAAGTTGAAACCCCTCGCGTGGCCGTGGCGCTGGCGAAGAAGGTTTCGCTGGTTATGGTCGTGGTGGTCGCGCTGTTGACGATTTACGGCACATTAGTCTGA
- the nadC gene encoding carboxylating nicotinate-nucleotide diphosphorylase → MTTRRYDPDSRRTALLERIEDDIPPSVAQALREDLGGEVDPCKDITASLLPAEAISHAIVITREAGIFCGKRWVEEVFIQLGNKTEITWHVDDGDKVTADQPLFEITGPSALILTAERTALNFVQTLSGVATEVSRYVAILEGTRTQLLDTRKTLPGLRTALKYAVLCGGGANHRLGLSDAFLIKENHIIATGSIRDAVEKAFWLHPDVPVEVEVESLDELTQALDAGADIVMLDNFTVEQMREAVKLTDGRAQLEVSGNVTDETLRTFAETGVDYISVGALTKHVRALDLSMRFK, encoded by the coding sequence ATGACGACCCGCCGCTACGATCCGGACAGCCGCCGCACGGCGTTGCTGGAGCGTATTGAGGATGATATTCCACCAAGCGTTGCTCAGGCCCTGCGTGAAGACCTGGGCGGCGAAGTGGATCCCTGTAAAGATATCACCGCCAGCCTGCTGCCCGCTGAGGCTATCTCTCATGCCATCGTGATTACCCGTGAAGCGGGCATTTTTTGCGGTAAGCGCTGGGTTGAAGAGGTGTTTATTCAGTTGGGTAATAAAACCGAGATTACCTGGCACGTTGATGATGGCGATAAGGTCACGGCCGATCAGCCCCTTTTCGAAATTACCGGCCCCTCTGCTTTGATCCTCACGGCTGAACGTACCGCGCTGAACTTTGTCCAGACGCTTTCCGGCGTGGCGACCGAAGTCAGCCGTTACGTGGCGATTCTGGAAGGCACCCGCACTCAGCTGCTGGACACCCGAAAAACGTTGCCTGGCCTGAGAACCGCCCTGAAATATGCGGTGCTTTGTGGTGGCGGCGCAAACCATCGCCTCGGGCTGTCCGACGCTTTCCTGATCAAAGAAAATCACATCATTGCCACCGGCTCGATTCGTGACGCCGTGGAAAAAGCGTTCTGGCTGCACCCGGACGTACCGGTTGAAGTGGAGGTGGAATCCCTGGATGAGCTGACTCAGGCTCTGGATGCGGGCGCAGATATCGTCATGCTCGACAACTTTACCGTTGAGCAGATGCGTGAAGCGGTAAAACTCACCGACGGACGCGCGCAGCTTGAAGTCTCTGGCAACGTCACGGATGAGACGCTTCGCACCTTTGCCGAGACCGGCGTGGACTACATCTCGGTTGGCGCGCTGACCAAGCACGTCCGAGCGCTGGATCTGTCGATGCGTTTCAAATAG
- the ampD gene encoding 1,6-anhydro-N-acetylmuramyl-L-alanine amidase AmpD, with product MQLQAGWIAGVKRVPSPHFNERPGNETPSLLVIHNISLPPGEFGGPWIDALFTGNLDPQAHPFFAEIAHLQVSAHCLIRRDGEIIQYVPFHLRAWHAGVSTYQGREACNDFSIGIELEGTDTLPYTDEQYQALQALTRLLIAHYPQMAEHITGHSDIAPVRKTDPGPAFDWIRFRGASGLTPDASVKEPQA from the coding sequence ATGCAGCTGCAAGCGGGCTGGATTGCGGGAGTGAAGCGGGTTCCTTCGCCGCATTTCAACGAGCGTCCGGGTAATGAAACGCCATCGTTACTGGTTATTCACAACATCAGTTTACCGCCGGGCGAATTTGGCGGTCCGTGGATCGATGCGCTGTTTACCGGAAACCTTGATCCGCAGGCTCATCCCTTTTTTGCCGAAATCGCGCATCTGCAGGTTTCTGCACACTGCCTTATCCGCCGTGATGGCGAAATTATTCAGTACGTACCGTTCCATCTCCGCGCCTGGCATGCCGGCGTTTCAACTTATCAGGGCCGTGAAGCCTGCAACGATTTTTCGATAGGCATTGAGCTGGAAGGCACCGATACGCTGCCCTATACCGACGAGCAGTATCAGGCTCTGCAGGCTCTTACCCGGCTGCTGATCGCACACTATCCACAAATGGCTGAGCATATTACCGGACACAGTGATATTGCGCCGGTCAGAAAAACTGACCCCGGTCCGGCTTTTGACTGGATCCGATTTCGGGGCGCGTCAGGCTTAACGCCGGATGCGTCAGTAAAGGAGCCACAGGCATGA
- a CDS encoding glycoside-pentoside-hexuronide (GPH):cation symporter codes for MKSAALTVREKIGYGMGDAGCNMIGGAIMLFLNYFYTDVFGLAPALVGVLLLSVRVLDAVTDPIMGAIADRTQSRWGRFRPWLLWISLPYVLFSVLMFTTPDWTYNSKVIYAFVTYFLMSLTYTAINIPYCSLGGVITNDPGERVSCQSYRFVMVGIATLILSLSLLPLAEWFGGENKARGYQMAMSVLALIGLCMFLFCFATVRERIRPAVPSNDDMKADLRDVWKNDQWVRILLLTFCNVCPGFIRMAATMYYVTWVMGQSTHFATLFISLGVIGMMVGSTLAKVLTDRWCKLKVFFWTNIALAIFSSGFYFLDPQATVLVVVMYFFLNILHQIPSPLHWSLMADVDDYGEWKTGKRITGISFSGNLFFLKVGLAVAGAMVGFLLSYYGYDAGAKTQAPSAINGIVLLFTVIPGVGYLITAGVVRLLKVDRPMMKQIQQDLEKRRASFQELNDYHDSKSAVKPVNT; via the coding sequence ATGAAGAGCGCGGCGCTGACGGTTAGAGAAAAGATTGGATACGGCATGGGCGATGCAGGCTGCAACATGATTGGCGGTGCCATCATGCTGTTCCTTAATTATTTCTACACAGATGTGTTTGGCCTGGCGCCGGCGCTGGTTGGCGTGCTGCTGCTTTCGGTGCGGGTACTGGATGCGGTTACCGACCCCATTATGGGCGCGATTGCCGACCGGACGCAGAGTCGCTGGGGACGTTTTCGTCCATGGCTGTTGTGGATCTCCCTGCCTTATGTGCTGTTCAGCGTGCTGATGTTTACCACGCCCGACTGGACTTATAACAGCAAAGTTATCTATGCATTTGTGACCTATTTTCTGATGTCGCTGACCTATACCGCCATCAATATTCCTTACTGCTCGCTGGGCGGCGTGATCACCAACGATCCTGGTGAGCGTGTCTCCTGTCAGTCCTACCGTTTTGTGATGGTCGGCATTGCCACGCTTATCCTCTCCCTTTCGCTCCTGCCGCTGGCGGAATGGTTTGGCGGCGAGAACAAAGCGCGCGGTTATCAGATGGCGATGAGCGTGCTGGCTCTGATTGGCCTGTGCATGTTCCTGTTCTGCTTTGCGACCGTGCGTGAACGTATCCGCCCCGCCGTGCCAAGCAACGATGACATGAAGGCGGATTTACGCGACGTATGGAAAAACGATCAGTGGGTCCGCATCCTGCTGCTGACCTTCTGCAACGTCTGTCCGGGCTTTATCCGCATGGCCGCGACCATGTACTACGTTACCTGGGTGATGGGCCAGTCCACGCACTTTGCCACCCTGTTTATCAGCCTTGGCGTGATTGGTATGATGGTAGGCAGTACGTTGGCAAAAGTGCTCACCGACCGCTGGTGCAAACTCAAAGTCTTTTTCTGGACCAATATCGCCCTGGCGATCTTCTCCAGCGGATTTTACTTCCTTGACCCGCAGGCCACCGTGCTGGTGGTCGTGATGTACTTCTTCCTCAATATCCTGCATCAGATCCCTTCGCCGCTGCACTGGTCACTGATGGCCGATGTGGATGACTATGGCGAATGGAAAACCGGCAAGCGCATCACCGGCATCAGCTTCTCCGGCAACCTCTTTTTCCTGAAAGTGGGCTTGGCGGTAGCGGGTGCCATGGTTGGCTTCCTGCTCTCTTACTATGGTTACGATGCGGGAGCAAAAACGCAGGCACCGAGCGCCATTAACGGTATCGTGCTGCTGTTTACGGTGATCCCTGGCGTAGGTTATCTGATTACCGCTGGCGTTGTCCGCCTGCTGAAAGTTGACCGTCCGATGATGAAACAAATCCAGCAGGATCTGGAAAAACGCCGCGCCAGCTTCCAGGAGCTTAATGACTATCACGACAGCAAATCCGCTGTTAAACCGGTGAATACATAA